One part of the Microvirga sp. TS319 genome encodes these proteins:
- the ctaD gene encoding cytochrome c oxidase subunit I — MAHTAHADPADHSDRPTFWRRWFYSTNHKDIGTLYLIFGFTAGIIGGLLSIAMRLELQEPGLQFFSNPQAYNVFVTGHGLIMVFFVIMPTLIGGFGNWFIPLMIGAPDMAFPRMNNISFWLIVAALGLMILSLFSEGAPGSLGFGGGWTAYPPLSTMGHPGPAFDFGILALHLAGASSILGAINFITTILNMRAPGMTLHKMPLFAWGMLVTAFLLLLTLPVLAGAITMLLTDRNFGTTFFDPAGGGDPVLYQHLFWFFGHPEVYIMILPAFGIVSHIISTFSKKPIFGYLGMAYAMVAIGVVGFVVWAHHMFTVGLSLQTQAYFVFATMVIAVPTGVKIFSWIATMWGGSIRFTAAMQWAVGFIFLFTVGGVTGVVLANAAVDRYMHDTYYVVAHFHYVLSLGSVFGIFAGIYYWFPKITGYVMPDWIGKLHFWIAFIGANVLFFPMHFLGLSGMPRRYADYPDAFAGWNFVASMGAYIFFFGLFVFMYGVIEAFRRKERAADNPWGEGATTLEWTLSSPPPYHQFETLPRIVDTGR, encoded by the coding sequence ATGGCTCATACTGCGCATGCCGATCCTGCCGACCATAGCGATCGCCCGACGTTCTGGCGGCGCTGGTTCTATTCGACGAACCACAAGGACATCGGCACCCTCTACCTCATCTTCGGCTTCACGGCGGGCATCATCGGCGGCCTTCTGTCGATCGCCATGCGCCTGGAACTCCAGGAGCCCGGTCTGCAGTTCTTCTCCAATCCGCAGGCCTACAACGTCTTCGTGACCGGCCATGGCCTCATCATGGTGTTCTTCGTGATCATGCCCACCCTGATCGGCGGCTTCGGCAACTGGTTCATCCCGCTCATGATCGGGGCGCCCGACATGGCCTTCCCGCGGATGAACAACATCTCCTTCTGGCTCATCGTCGCAGCCTTGGGGCTGATGATCCTGTCTCTGTTTTCGGAAGGCGCTCCGGGCTCGCTCGGCTTCGGCGGCGGCTGGACCGCTTATCCGCCGCTTTCGACCATGGGCCATCCCGGCCCGGCATTCGACTTCGGCATCCTGGCCCTGCACCTCGCCGGAGCATCCTCGATCCTCGGTGCGATCAACTTCATCACCACGATCCTCAACATGCGCGCACCGGGCATGACGCTGCACAAGATGCCGCTCTTCGCCTGGGGCATGCTGGTAACAGCCTTTCTCCTTTTGCTGACCCTTCCCGTGCTTGCGGGCGCGATCACGATGCTGCTGACCGACCGCAACTTCGGCACGACCTTCTTCGACCCGGCCGGCGGCGGCGATCCGGTGCTCTACCAGCACCTGTTCTGGTTCTTCGGCCACCCCGAAGTGTACATCATGATCCTGCCGGCCTTCGGCATCGTGTCGCACATCATCTCCACCTTCTCGAAGAAGCCGATCTTCGGCTATCTCGGCATGGCCTACGCCATGGTGGCGATCGGCGTCGTCGGCTTCGTCGTGTGGGCGCACCACATGTTTACGGTCGGCCTCTCGCTGCAGACCCAGGCCTATTTCGTGTTCGCCACGATGGTGATCGCGGTTCCCACCGGCGTGAAGATCTTCTCGTGGATCGCCACGATGTGGGGCGGCTCGATCCGCTTCACGGCGGCCATGCAGTGGGCCGTGGGCTTCATCTTCCTGTTCACGGTCGGTGGCGTCACCGGCGTCGTGCTGGCGAACGCGGCCGTTGACCGCTACATGCACGACACCTACTACGTGGTGGCGCACTTCCACTACGTGCTCTCGCTCGGCTCCGTGTTTGGGATCTTCGCGGGCATCTACTACTGGTTCCCGAAGATCACCGGCTACGTGATGCCCGACTGGATCGGCAAGCTGCACTTCTGGATCGCGTTCATCGGCGCCAACGTGCTGTTCTTCCCGATGCACTTCCTCGGCCTGTCCGGCATGCCGCGCCGCTACGCGGATTATCCGGATGCGTTCGCGGGCTGGAATTTCGTCGCCTCGATGGGGGCCTACATTTTCTTCTTTGGGCTGTTCGTCTTCATGTACGGAGTGATCGAGGCCTTCCGGCGCAAGGAGCGGGCTGCGGACAACCCGTGGGGTGAAGGCGCGACGACGCTGGAATGGACCCTGTCCTCTCCGCCGCCCTACCACCAGTTCGAGACCCTGCCCCGCATCGTCGATACGGGCCGTTAA
- a CDS encoding YkoF family thiamine/hydroxymethylpyrimidine-binding protein, with protein sequence MFSGAQISLYPMTDDFVAVILKAIAALEPYRPSFRIETDDLSTLLVGPPDQLFSAMRDLFISAAGHGGHCVLAATVSRGCPGEPDDPICTPINDSRYGQPLDERIASALRQVEAAPKTGQVVAAQFSLYPLGSGHHMDEIYGCIDFLKSSGVFERSKNFCTKLRGDAGAVFATLGEAFLRFGAPQGHVALDLKVSANSPTAV encoded by the coding sequence ATGTTTTCCGGCGCACAGATTTCCCTTTATCCCATGACCGACGATTTCGTCGCTGTCATTCTCAAGGCCATCGCGGCGCTTGAGCCCTACCGGCCGAGCTTTCGGATCGAAACCGACGATCTCTCGACGCTGCTCGTCGGCCCGCCCGATCAGCTATTCTCGGCCATGCGCGACCTCTTCATCTCGGCGGCAGGCCATGGCGGGCACTGCGTTCTGGCAGCCACTGTCTCGCGCGGGTGCCCGGGTGAGCCGGACGATCCGATCTGCACGCCAATCAACGACTCGCGCTACGGACAACCGCTCGATGAGCGGATCGCATCCGCCCTCCGACAGGTCGAGGCGGCGCCCAAGACGGGCCAAGTCGTGGCAGCCCAGTTCTCGCTGTATCCGCTCGGCAGCGGCCACCACATGGACGAGATCTACGGCTGCATCGACTTTCTTAAGAGCTCCGGCGTCTTCGAACGGTCGAAGAACTTCTGCACCAAGCTGCGTGGCGATGCGGGCGCCGTCTTCGCAACGCTGGGCGAGGCCTTCCTGCGCTTCGGCGCACCGCAGGGCCATGTCGCCCTCGATCTCAAAGTTTCGGCGAACAGCCCCACCGCTGTTTAG
- a CDS encoding ECF transporter S component: MSGTRGWTLREILIVSVLGAVFAVLYLGWVQVWLIAQAVFGPVTMDVVMGFWFIASIVAAAVIRKPGVAFAAEVLTAAVQILLGSPAGLLLLVTGAVQGAGAEAVFAATRWRNYSLPVLMAAGVGAAIFSFIYTWVRFDYGALQPGILVTMFILRCLSGALLGGWLGHVIVEALYRTGALAGLAIDHEKRSAIV, encoded by the coding sequence ATGTCCGGTACGCGAGGTTGGACGCTGAGGGAAATCCTTATCGTCTCGGTTCTCGGAGCGGTTTTTGCCGTCCTCTATCTAGGTTGGGTGCAGGTCTGGCTCATTGCCCAGGCGGTCTTCGGCCCAGTGACGATGGATGTGGTGATGGGCTTCTGGTTCATCGCCTCCATCGTGGCCGCCGCGGTCATCCGCAAACCAGGCGTAGCCTTCGCGGCGGAGGTGCTGACTGCAGCGGTGCAGATTCTCCTCGGCAGCCCTGCAGGCTTGTTACTTCTGGTGACGGGTGCGGTTCAGGGTGCAGGCGCGGAGGCTGTCTTTGCCGCGACCCGGTGGCGCAACTACTCATTGCCGGTGTTGATGGCGGCAGGCGTCGGTGCCGCGATTTTCTCCTTCATCTACACCTGGGTCCGCTTCGATTATGGAGCTCTCCAGCCCGGCATCCTGGTTACCATGTTCATCTTGCGTTGCCTGAGCGGCGCGCTTTTGGGCGGGTGGCTTGGACACGTCATTGTGGAAGCGCTCTACAGGACCGGTGCTCTTGCCGGTCTGGCCATCGATCATGAGAAGCGATCCGCAATCGTCTAG
- a CDS encoding ABC transporter ATP-binding protein: MRSDPQSSSAALRVRSERWAPPGASSGFTAEWREVTVQYPFANRQAVGPISLGIRQGERVLLLGPSGSGKSTLLLTLTGLVPNSIPATVSGHTCLYGTNVATRQPWAWATQVAQYFQDADQTLCGMRVEDEIAFALENRALSPTCIAECVTAAMRRVGVPENWRERPSSTLSGGERQLVALAATLVQNAPLFVLDEPTAHLASQAADRLHALLTRHDSSRSVLIVDHRLEGLIRQIDRTVVLGRDGTIMADGHPRAIFRAKRDLLTMEGIWCPVASALDARLEEAGIAPPIAPLSVDEALAHVDPATAPREHIERALPAVEAFVAEYTERRFQTPPGAPVLARLVNACCAPFLGPTVLRNIDLAIHEGEILGLLGANGAGKSTLGLCLSGLLPLKAGNRTGAQGGYAFQRPENQFTAGTVRGEILDALPKQMAGTAKAERVAEALAAWGLSGLENRHPFELSQGQKRRLALAALTASGRWPLLVLDEPTAGLDAHGVSTLISEILTLHGKGHAIAVITHDMDFALRLCPRSILVGEGGILADGPTQALMGDTALLQRAGLAEPSCAGALHWLRRVASC, translated from the coding sequence ATGAGAAGCGATCCGCAATCGTCTAGCGCGGCCCTGCGGGTCCGCTCCGAACGATGGGCTCCTCCAGGAGCGAGCAGCGGTTTCACAGCCGAATGGCGCGAGGTGACGGTTCAGTATCCTTTCGCCAACCGGCAGGCGGTCGGGCCAATCAGCTTGGGAATCCGGCAGGGCGAGCGCGTGCTCCTTCTCGGACCTTCGGGCTCGGGCAAGTCGACGCTCCTGCTGACACTGACCGGTCTCGTGCCCAATAGCATTCCCGCGACCGTCAGCGGGCATACCTGCCTTTACGGGACGAATGTCGCGACGAGACAGCCCTGGGCCTGGGCGACGCAGGTGGCGCAGTACTTTCAGGACGCGGACCAGACGCTCTGCGGGATGCGGGTCGAGGACGAGATCGCCTTTGCCCTGGAGAACCGCGCCCTGTCGCCCACATGCATCGCGGAATGCGTCACGGCGGCGATGCGTCGGGTCGGAGTCCCAGAGAACTGGCGCGAGCGCCCATCGTCAACTCTATCGGGGGGCGAGCGGCAACTCGTCGCCCTGGCCGCCACGCTTGTGCAGAATGCCCCCTTGTTCGTGCTTGACGAGCCGACGGCGCATCTTGCGTCGCAGGCAGCGGACCGCCTGCACGCCCTGCTGACCCGGCATGACTCGTCCCGAAGCGTTCTCATCGTCGATCACCGGCTGGAGGGTCTGATCCGGCAGATCGACCGGACAGTCGTCCTCGGCAGAGACGGCACAATCATGGCCGACGGCCATCCGCGGGCCATCTTCCGCGCCAAGCGCGACCTTCTGACGATGGAAGGCATCTGGTGCCCGGTGGCGAGTGCCCTCGACGCGCGCTTGGAAGAGGCGGGCATTGCGCCTCCAATTGCGCCACTGTCCGTCGACGAGGCCCTGGCACATGTCGATCCCGCAACGGCTCCTCGCGAGCATATCGAAAGAGCCCTTCCGGCTGTCGAGGCTTTCGTGGCCGAGTACACAGAGCGCCGCTTCCAGACGCCACCGGGTGCTCCTGTTCTGGCGCGGCTCGTGAATGCCTGTTGTGCACCGTTCCTTGGCCCAACGGTCCTGCGCAACATCGATCTGGCCATCCATGAAGGCGAGATTCTCGGCCTTCTGGGGGCGAATGGGGCGGGCAAGTCGACGCTCGGTCTTTGCCTGTCCGGCCTCCTTCCGTTGAAGGCAGGGAATAGAACCGGCGCACAGGGCGGCTATGCATTCCAGAGGCCTGAGAACCAGTTCACCGCGGGGACGGTCCGCGGCGAGATCCTGGATGCACTTCCCAAGCAGATGGCTGGGACTGCTAAGGCCGAACGTGTGGCGGAAGCCTTGGCTGCATGGGGGCTTTCCGGACTCGAGAACCGTCATCCCTTCGAATTGTCACAAGGTCAGAAGAGAAGATTGGCCCTTGCGGCCCTTACGGCTTCGGGCCGCTGGCCGCTGCTCGTCCTGGATGAGCCGACGGCAGGGCTCGATGCCCATGGCGTCTCCACGCTCATAAGCGAGATCCTGACATTGCACGGGAAGGGGCACGCCATCGCCGTCATCACCCACGACATGGATTTCGCCCTGCGTCTTTGCCCCCGTTCAATCCTCGTCGGTGAAGGAGGTATTCTAGCGGATGGCCCGACGCAGGCGCTGATGGGGGACACGGCTCTCCTCCAGCGCGCCGGACTGGCAGAGCCATCCTGCGCCGGAGCCCTGCACTGGCTGCGACGGGTTGCGTCATGCTGA
- a CDS encoding energy-coupling factor transporter transmembrane protein EcfT, translating into MLKALNPISKLIVCILGLVASVLVFDARFQIALIVLTGFSLLVLNRTSPLVLLALMVPFCLFGFGFLTTSLLFRQDSDFATRMAGEALLHSPAFSAGLTLFFRAIACGMISIFFALTTDPGSLVRALMVHARLPPRIGYSLFAAMLLVPDLASEAQQMRIARAMKTGRRIRRVPGPGEIMSLVIPLLAFAIRRAGRTAVALEARGLSPDGPRTVLNAPGFKKADAVFMIAATIAITLSSFAAFSGTSALGSLPRAVHEQAARF; encoded by the coding sequence ATGCTGAAGGCTCTCAACCCGATCAGTAAGCTTATCGTCTGCATTCTTGGGCTGGTGGCGTCTGTCCTCGTCTTCGATGCGCGCTTTCAGATTGCCCTGATCGTCCTGACAGGCTTCTCACTCCTCGTTCTCAATCGTACGTCGCCACTGGTTCTTCTGGCCCTGATGGTGCCGTTCTGCCTGTTTGGCTTCGGATTTCTGACCACCAGCCTGCTGTTTCGGCAGGACAGCGATTTCGCCACGCGCATGGCTGGCGAAGCCCTCCTGCATTCTCCGGCATTCTCGGCAGGGCTCACCTTGTTCTTTCGTGCCATCGCCTGCGGGATGATCTCGATATTTTTCGCCCTGACCACCGATCCCGGCTCCTTGGTGCGCGCCTTGATGGTTCATGCCCGATTGCCGCCCCGGATCGGCTATTCCCTTTTTGCCGCGATGTTGCTTGTTCCGGATCTAGCATCGGAAGCGCAGCAGATGCGGATCGCCCGTGCCATGAAAACGGGACGCCGCATCCGGCGGGTGCCGGGACCGGGAGAAATCATGTCTCTCGTGATCCCACTGCTTGCCTTCGCGATCCGCCGGGCCGGACGAACCGCGGTCGCGCTGGAAGCGCGCGGTCTCTCACCCGATGGGCCACGGACGGTCCTGAATGCGCCAGGCTTCAAGAAAGCCGACGCCGTCTTCATGATCGCGGCCACCATCGCAATCACTTTATCCAGCTTCGCAGCTTTCTCTGGCACCAGTGCGCTCGGGTCACTGCCTCGGGCGGTGCACGAACAGGCAGCCAGATTTTGA
- a CDS encoding MBL fold metallo-hydrolase — translation MLNLSRRGVLVSAAMAAAFGLPNPMALIADAHAETPVEPTIGFYKYKVGSIEATAVYDGIWRKPHDPAFIKNATVDQTKAALATAGLTTDFMPIPLTVLVLKIGDKYIMIDAGSGVGQWQANATHLPANMQAAGIDRRKISTILISHFHPDHVWGLMEKGTNAAVFPEAELVVNSVEYRFWTEQGVLERLPEGRRQAGKRIADIFPTWKNWRLVESGVEVAPGIQILEAFGHTPGHSVFLVTSGRDQLMVSNDTMYVPALLAPHPEWQGSYDQDGPMAVTARHQIIDRVIADRMMICGAHFPFPGIGTFVKDGNAYAFAPVEI, via the coding sequence ATGTTGAATCTGTCACGCCGAGGCGTTCTGGTAAGCGCGGCCATGGCGGCGGCTTTCGGGCTGCCCAACCCCATGGCGTTGATTGCCGACGCACATGCAGAGACGCCTGTCGAGCCGACAATAGGCTTTTACAAGTACAAGGTCGGCTCGATCGAAGCGACCGCCGTCTATGACGGCATCTGGCGCAAACCCCACGATCCAGCCTTCATCAAGAATGCGACTGTCGACCAGACGAAGGCAGCGCTCGCCACGGCCGGACTGACGACCGACTTCATGCCGATCCCGCTTACGGTGCTGGTCCTGAAGATCGGCGACAAATACATCATGATCGATGCTGGGTCCGGTGTCGGTCAATGGCAGGCGAATGCGACCCATTTGCCTGCCAACATGCAGGCTGCCGGCATCGATCGAAGAAAGATCAGCACGATCCTGATCTCTCACTTCCATCCCGACCACGTGTGGGGCTTGATGGAGAAAGGCACGAACGCCGCAGTATTCCCTGAAGCCGAATTGGTGGTGAATAGTGTCGAGTACAGATTCTGGACGGAACAGGGCGTTCTCGAACGACTTCCGGAAGGCCGCCGCCAAGCCGGAAAGCGCATCGCCGATATCTTCCCGACGTGGAAGAACTGGAGGCTCGTCGAGAGCGGTGTTGAGGTCGCGCCCGGCATTCAGATCCTTGAAGCCTTCGGACATACGCCCGGTCACTCCGTCTTCCTGGTGACGTCTGGCAGAGATCAGTTGATGGTGTCGAACGACACCATGTATGTTCCGGCTCTTCTTGCGCCTCATCCAGAATGGCAGGGCAGCTACGATCAGGACGGGCCAATGGCAGTCACGGCCCGCCACCAGATCATCGACCGCGTGATCGCGGACAGAATGATGATCTGCGGCGCCCACTTCCCGTTCCCCGGGATCGGCACGTTCGTGAAGGATGGCAATGCCTACGCGTTCGCCCCGGTAGAGATTTAA
- a CDS encoding tetratricopeptide repeat protein, protein MLKKTSLLSVALLATLALTPVLISSAALAVDDDTSTGSVDLTAVRDKIKAENYTAALEELRGLAEDTQQADIYNLMGYTLRKTGDYQTSLTYYNKALQLQPDYKAAREYLGELYVETGDIDKAKEQLAALVKLCPGGCEEREDLEKALDGK, encoded by the coding sequence ATGTTAAAGAAAACCTCTCTCTTGTCCGTGGCTCTCTTGGCCACGCTGGCGCTCACGCCTGTCCTGATAAGCAGCGCTGCCCTCGCAGTCGATGACGACACGTCGACCGGCTCGGTCGATCTGACTGCCGTGCGAGACAAAATCAAGGCAGAGAACTATACCGCAGCGCTGGAAGAACTCCGTGGGCTGGCTGAAGACACGCAGCAGGCAGACATCTACAACCTGATGGGATATACGCTTCGTAAGACAGGCGATTATCAAACCTCGCTGACCTACTACAACAAGGCACTTCAGCTCCAGCCCGATTACAAGGCGGCCCGAGAGTATCTGGGTGAGCTCTATGTCGAGACCGGTGATATCGACAAAGCCAAGGAGCAACTCGCCGCGTTGGTCAAACTCTGTCCAGGTGGTTGCGAGGAGCGCGAGGACCTTGAGAAAGCGCTAGACGGAAAATAG
- a CDS encoding anti-sigma factor, with the protein MTVPCSDMKVLLHGHLDGELDAANAFRVEDHLRTCPVCASEYQHLQELRAILGQEPMRYRAPDALRARVLKALEPAPISTSAPASARWWQRLWQKQRLGIPVAAFAAGLAVALVVPRSSPDLAQELVAEHVRSLMANHITDVTTSDQHTVKPWFDGRIDFAPPVVDLANEGFALTGGRLDYIAGRAVAALVYKRREHIINLFIWPAEKSEGGIAQPQASVNNGYNMLHWSGSGMTFWAVSDLNAAELQEFMRRFQDHIAH; encoded by the coding sequence ATGACAGTGCCCTGCTCTGACATGAAAGTTCTCCTACATGGACACCTGGACGGGGAACTTGATGCCGCCAATGCCTTTCGGGTCGAGGATCACTTGAGAACCTGTCCTGTCTGTGCGAGCGAATATCAGCACCTCCAGGAGCTTCGGGCCATCCTCGGGCAGGAACCGATGCGATATCGGGCGCCCGATGCACTCCGGGCGCGAGTGCTGAAAGCTCTTGAGCCTGCCCCGATCTCCACGAGCGCACCGGCGAGTGCCCGCTGGTGGCAGCGCTTGTGGCAGAAACAGCGTCTTGGCATCCCTGTCGCTGCGTTTGCGGCGGGCCTTGCCGTAGCCCTGGTCGTGCCGCGCTCTTCGCCGGATCTGGCGCAGGAGCTTGTCGCCGAGCATGTCCGATCCCTCATGGCGAACCACATCACGGATGTGACGACGTCCGATCAGCATACGGTGAAACCCTGGTTCGACGGCCGGATCGACTTCGCCCCTCCGGTTGTCGATCTTGCGAATGAGGGCTTTGCGCTGACTGGAGGACGCCTTGACTATATTGCCGGACGGGCCGTTGCCGCCTTGGTCTACAAACGCCGCGAGCACATCATCAACCTGTTCATCTGGCCGGCGGAGAAGAGCGAGGGCGGCATTGCGCAGCCGCAGGCATCGGTCAATAATGGGTACAACATGCTTCACTGGTCCGGCAGCGGAATGACATTCTGGGCGGTTTCGGATCTCAATGCGGCTGAATTGCAAGAGTTCATGCGCCGCTTCCAGGATCATATCGCCCACTAG
- a CDS encoding sigma-70 family RNA polymerase sigma factor, translated as MRIAFPGALMTMIPASGQRLAGPMVDQRPSSPSIASGDVTAKDDEGTIPRRAEEPVPVSLSPLTAKQADLAGRFRELMLPHLDAAYNLARYLLRDPVAAEDVAQDAFLRAFRAFEGYRGGDPKAWILAIVRNCCHTWAKASASDLMVPLEGTGAIPGDDPVDASERATGLIDPADSPETAVVRHDEIATMRELIEDLPFPFRETLILRELEELSYHEIAETTGTPIGTVMSRLARARHLLAEAWRRRTADGEET; from the coding sequence TTGCGCATCGCCTTTCCGGGGGCACTCATGACAATGATCCCCGCGTCGGGCCAACGGTTGGCAGGTCCAATGGTCGACCAACGGCCTTCGAGCCCCTCGATCGCATCCGGAGATGTGACAGCCAAGGACGATGAGGGTACAATTCCGCGACGCGCGGAGGAACCTGTGCCGGTCTCCTTGTCGCCTTTAACAGCTAAGCAAGCCGATCTCGCTGGACGTTTCCGCGAACTGATGCTCCCGCACCTGGATGCCGCGTACAACCTGGCGCGCTATCTCCTGCGAGACCCTGTCGCTGCGGAGGACGTCGCGCAGGATGCCTTCTTGCGGGCGTTCCGCGCCTTCGAAGGGTACAGGGGCGGTGATCCGAAAGCCTGGATCCTGGCGATCGTGCGGAACTGCTGTCACACCTGGGCAAAAGCCTCGGCGTCGGACCTCATGGTTCCGCTTGAAGGCACCGGGGCGATTCCTGGGGATGATCCGGTCGATGCATCGGAGCGCGCCACCGGACTGATCGACCCCGCGGACAGCCCCGAAACCGCCGTCGTCCGGCACGATGAGATTGCCACCATGAGGGAGTTGATCGAGGACTTGCCCTTTCCCTTTCGGGAGACGCTGATTTTGCGTGAACTCGAGGAACTCTCTTATCACGAGATTGCTGAAACGACGGGGACACCGATCGGCACCGTGATGTCGCGCCTTGCCCGAGCCCGGCACCTGCTCGCCGAGGCTTGGCGCCGACGGACTGCAGACGGAGAGGAGACTTGA